In Crassostrea angulata isolate pt1a10 chromosome 4, ASM2561291v2, whole genome shotgun sequence, one genomic interval encodes:
- the LOC128182537 gene encoding phospholipase DDHD2-like isoform X2, giving the protein MADKGKKDSTPPPLLLMPAGGGLTLNPPDQPNVLMPVIQSEPSLFGSDEEGEADSFVGQTPPHGHHSAPHGTPFSHFQHTPSGSDPFAHVGHNPFPSQSTPRMQTSVAPPIPPPTFASPSPAGPPTGPPAGNTFRKSDGLRKLQYAQMPQGTYAPSAGGGGAQFPGPPAAASQSAPSMFNPPPVAQVPPTMNQTYQPPPSQTPMPPKPNFTAMVPPPGSGLPVEGSGIYIPVQPHWCFCKRVETRDIWYPFSLMDSMRLEEALRSGKVSDQIPTDGGRYDVILSERQRSAVYWEEEPNAIRRCTWFYKREGDNRYVPYEENFAQKLEEEYRNALQYNVWHKRLEFPGGETIVMHNANVIVHFTASSQPDDWGSTQGEGMRPRVVKRGIDDFQSISDGEPIQVDHLIFVVHGIGDFCDVRFRNIIECVDDFRSISLSLLNSHFKTYVDQKRIGRVEFIPVQWHSALHGEGTGLDKRLKAITLPSTPKLRNFVNDTLLDVLFYTSPTYCQTIADQVGNEMNRLYELFQERNPQFQGTVSVAGHSLGSCVLFDLLMHQNDATDQTAKSAVNSEQAQQTNGLVTPSSLNTSLVTETNELEEEETTLEKLLSRVGLQDKVSTFEQEQIDLDALTMCTESDLKDLGLPMGPRKKLQGILKEEQAKKEKRKHDKERRAKEAEEKRIRDQVAAEMQEAKAAQGRSLVQSGSSVSVEFLLGPAGTGQPSVQYPKLDFKPSILYALGSPIGIFLSARGVNNIGEDFALPTCPRVFNIFHPFDPVAYRLEPLVNPSAFHVKPVLMPHHKGRKRFHLELKESLTRVGADIKQKIMDSLKSTWNTINEFAKAHRNQDESLEQHVDSQMSSVMQELDDDQSSIASSQQEEIYMGQLNEGHRIDYVLQERPIESFNDYLFALSSHGCYWESEDTVLLVLKELYSPQGMSPQMPGPEGAVKLYNTAAPPPRGPVPMSQYPPPPSNQPMGVPLMSPPSQGPPQMRTPNMMPPRGPMPSPHMNLGMNSGPPSQPTSVGPPPLAGFVKPPQK; this is encoded by the exons ATGGCAGACAAGGGGAAAAAGGATTCTACACCACCCCCTCTGCTGCTTATGCCAGCAGGAGGGGGACTCACGTTAAATCCTCCAGACCAACCAAATGTTTTAATGCCAGTTATTCAATCTGAACCTTCATTATTCGGATCAG atGAAGAAGGAGAAGCCGATAGTTTTGTTGGACAGACTCCGCCACACGGTCACCATAGTGCCCCTCATGGCACCCCATTCAGCCACTTTCAGCATACACCCTCTGGGTCAGACCCCTTTGCTCATGTAGGTCACAACCCATTTCCCTCTCAGTCTACACCGAGGATGCAGACCAGTGTGGCCCCGCCCATTCCTCCACCAACGTTTGCTTCACCTTCACCTGCAGGCCCCCCTACAG GTCCTCCAGCTGGAAATACATTCAGAAAATCAGACGGATTGAGAAAATTACAGTATGCACAGATGCCACAGGGAACATATGCCCCCTCTGCTGGGGGCGGGGGAGCACAGTTTCCGGGCCCTCCGGCAGCAGCTTCACAGTCTGCACCCTCCATGTTTAATCCCCCTCCAGTGGCTCAG GTCCCTCCTACAATGAATCAGACCTACCAGCCCCCACCTTCCCAGACACCTATGCCTCCCAAGCCCAACTTCACTGCAATGGTCCCTCCCCCCGGGAGTGGACTCCCAGTAGAAGGGAGTGGTATCTACATTCCTGTACAGCCTCATTGGTGTTTTTGTAAAAGAGTGGAGACACGAGACATCTGGTACCCTTTCTCTCTGATGGACAGTATGAGACTGGAAGAGGCATTAAGATCTG gtAAGGTGTCTGACCAGATTCCGACAGATGGGGGACGTTATGATGTTATCTTGTCAGAAAGACAGAGGTCAGCCGTCTATTGGGAAGAAGAACCGAACGCCATTCGTCGATGCACTTGGTTTTATAAGCGTGAGGGAGATAACAGATACGTGCCATATGAGGAGAACTTTGCACAGAAGCTAGAG GAAGAGTATAGGAATGCCTTGCAGTATAATGTCTGGCACAAACGCCTTGAGTTCCCAGGGGGAGAAACTATTGTCATGCACAATGCAAATGTCATTGTACATTTCACCGCTTCATCTCAGCCTGATGATTGGGGATCCACACAG GGAGAAGGGATGCGACCTAGGGTTGTAAAGAGAGGAATAGATGACTTCCAGTCAATCAGTGATG GTGAACCCATACAGGTAGATCACCTTATATTTGTCGTTCATGGCATTGGGGATTTCTGCGATGTTAGATTTAGGAATATTATCGAGTGTG tgGACGACTTCAGATCTATTTCCCTCTCTCTGCTTAATTCCCACTTTAAGACGTACGTGGACCAAAAGCGCATTGGTCGTGTGGAATTTATTCCTGTTCAGTGGCATTCAGCTCTGCACGGAGAGGGCACCGGGCTAGATAA aCGTTTAAAAGCTATCACACTGCCCAGCACACCCAAGTTACGTAACTTTGTCAATGACACTCTATTGGATGTCCTCTTCTACACCAGTCCTACCTATTGTCAG ACAATAGCCGACCAAGTAGGCAATGAGATGAACCGACTGTATGAGCTGTTCCAGGAGAGGAACCCACAGTTCCAGGGCACTGTGTCTGTGGCAGGCCACAGTCTGG GGTCCTGTGTGTTGTTTGATCTACTGATGCACCAAAATGATGCTACTGACCAGACTGCAAAATCAGCTGTGAACAGTGAACAGGCTCAGCAGACTAATGGATTAGTGACACCGAGTTCGTTAAAT ACTTCCCTTGTCACAGAAACCAATGAGTTAGAAGAAGAGGAGACAACTCTGGAGAAACTCCTTAGTCGAGTGGGTCTACAGGACAAGGTGTCCACGTTTGAACAAGAGCAGATTGATCTGGATGCACTG ACAATGTGTACAGAGAGTGATCTGAAAGATCTTGGACTTCCTATGGGACCAAGGAAAAAACTACAGGGAATTCTGAAAGAAGAACAAGCGAAAAAG GAGAAAAGAAAGCATGACAAGGAAAGAAGAGCAAAGGAGGCTGAGGAGAAAAGAATCAGGGATCAGGTGGCTGCTGAAATGCAGGAGGCAAAGGCTGCACAGGGCAG GTCACTAGTTCAGTCTGGTTCGAGTGTGTCAGTAGAGTTTCTGTTAGGTCCTGCAGGGACAGGCCAGCCCTCAGTCCAGTATCCAAAACTTGACTTCAAGCCCAGCATTCTGTACGCCCTAGGGTCTCCGATCGGGATCTTTCTCTCTGCTAGGGGTGTGAATAACATTGGGGAAGATTTCGCCTTACCTACATGTCCCAGAGTGTTCAACATCTTTCATCCA TTTGATCCGGTG GCTTACAGGCTGGAACCATTAGTCAATCCATCAGCCTTTCATGTGAAACCAGTCCTCATGCCTCACCATAAAGGCAGGAAAAGATTTCATCTAG AATTGAAAGAGAGTTTGACTCGAGTGGGAGCTGACATAAAGCAGAAAATTATGGACTCACTCAAGAGTACTTGGAACACGATCAATGAGTTTGCCAAAGCTCATCGGAACCAGGATGAGTCTCTAGAGCAACACGTAGACTCGCAGATGTCATCTGTCATGCAGGAGCTGGATGATGATCAGTCAT CAATAGCTTCCAGTCAGCAGGAAGAAATCTACATGGGACAGCTGAACGAGGGCCACAGAATTGACTATGTCCTTCAAGAGCGACCCATTGAAAGCTTTAATGATTATTTGTTTGCTTTGTCTAGTCATGGATGTTACTG GGAATCGGAAGACACTGTGTTGTTAGTCCTAAAAGAACTGTACTCCCCACAAGGAATGTCTCCTCAGATGCCTGGGCCAGAAGGAGCGGTGAAGCTGTACAACACAGCAGCACCCCCACCCCGGGGACCTGTCCCGATGTCACAGTATCCTCCTCCCCCTTCCAATCAACCGATGGGAGTCCCCTTAATGTCCCCCCCTTCACAAGGTCCCCCACAAATGAGGACACCAAACATGATGCCCCCCAGGGGCCCCATGCCATCTCCTCACATGAACTTGGGCATGAACTCTGGTCCCCCTTCCCAGCCGACTAGTGTTGGACCCCCTCCTCTCGCTGGATTTGTCAAGCCTCCACAGAAATAG
- the LOC128182537 gene encoding phospholipase DDHD2-like isoform X1, whose product MADKGKKDSTPPPLLLMPAGGGLTLNPPDQPNVLMPVIQSEPSLFGSDEEGEADSFVGQTPPHGHHSAPHGTPFSHFQHTPSGSDPFAHVGHNPFPSQSTPRMQTSVAPPIPPPTFASPSPAGPPTGPPAGNTFRKSDGLRKLQYAQMPQGTYAPSAGGGGAQFPGPPAAASQSAPSMFNPPPVAQVPPTMNQTYQPPPSQTPMPPKPNFTAMVPPPGSGLPVEGSGIYIPVQPHWCFCKRVETRDIWYPFSLMDSMRLEEALRSGKVSDQIPTDGGRYDVILSERQRSAVYWEEEPNAIRRCTWFYKREGDNRYVPYEENFAQKLEEEYRNALQYNVWHKRLEFPGGETIVMHNANVIVHFTASSQPDDWGSTQGHSTSVGEGMRPRVVKRGIDDFQSISDGEPIQVDHLIFVVHGIGDFCDVRFRNIIECVDDFRSISLSLLNSHFKTYVDQKRIGRVEFIPVQWHSALHGEGTGLDKRLKAITLPSTPKLRNFVNDTLLDVLFYTSPTYCQTIADQVGNEMNRLYELFQERNPQFQGTVSVAGHSLGSCVLFDLLMHQNDATDQTAKSAVNSEQAQQTNGLVTPSSLNTSLVTETNELEEEETTLEKLLSRVGLQDKVSTFEQEQIDLDALTMCTESDLKDLGLPMGPRKKLQGILKEEQAKKEKRKHDKERRAKEAEEKRIRDQVAAEMQEAKAAQGRSLVQSGSSVSVEFLLGPAGTGQPSVQYPKLDFKPSILYALGSPIGIFLSARGVNNIGEDFALPTCPRVFNIFHPFDPVAYRLEPLVNPSAFHVKPVLMPHHKGRKRFHLELKESLTRVGADIKQKIMDSLKSTWNTINEFAKAHRNQDESLEQHVDSQMSSVMQELDDDQSSIASSQQEEIYMGQLNEGHRIDYVLQERPIESFNDYLFALSSHGCYWESEDTVLLVLKELYSPQGMSPQMPGPEGAVKLYNTAAPPPRGPVPMSQYPPPPSNQPMGVPLMSPPSQGPPQMRTPNMMPPRGPMPSPHMNLGMNSGPPSQPTSVGPPPLAGFVKPPQK is encoded by the exons ATGGCAGACAAGGGGAAAAAGGATTCTACACCACCCCCTCTGCTGCTTATGCCAGCAGGAGGGGGACTCACGTTAAATCCTCCAGACCAACCAAATGTTTTAATGCCAGTTATTCAATCTGAACCTTCATTATTCGGATCAG atGAAGAAGGAGAAGCCGATAGTTTTGTTGGACAGACTCCGCCACACGGTCACCATAGTGCCCCTCATGGCACCCCATTCAGCCACTTTCAGCATACACCCTCTGGGTCAGACCCCTTTGCTCATGTAGGTCACAACCCATTTCCCTCTCAGTCTACACCGAGGATGCAGACCAGTGTGGCCCCGCCCATTCCTCCACCAACGTTTGCTTCACCTTCACCTGCAGGCCCCCCTACAG GTCCTCCAGCTGGAAATACATTCAGAAAATCAGACGGATTGAGAAAATTACAGTATGCACAGATGCCACAGGGAACATATGCCCCCTCTGCTGGGGGCGGGGGAGCACAGTTTCCGGGCCCTCCGGCAGCAGCTTCACAGTCTGCACCCTCCATGTTTAATCCCCCTCCAGTGGCTCAG GTCCCTCCTACAATGAATCAGACCTACCAGCCCCCACCTTCCCAGACACCTATGCCTCCCAAGCCCAACTTCACTGCAATGGTCCCTCCCCCCGGGAGTGGACTCCCAGTAGAAGGGAGTGGTATCTACATTCCTGTACAGCCTCATTGGTGTTTTTGTAAAAGAGTGGAGACACGAGACATCTGGTACCCTTTCTCTCTGATGGACAGTATGAGACTGGAAGAGGCATTAAGATCTG gtAAGGTGTCTGACCAGATTCCGACAGATGGGGGACGTTATGATGTTATCTTGTCAGAAAGACAGAGGTCAGCCGTCTATTGGGAAGAAGAACCGAACGCCATTCGTCGATGCACTTGGTTTTATAAGCGTGAGGGAGATAACAGATACGTGCCATATGAGGAGAACTTTGCACAGAAGCTAGAG GAAGAGTATAGGAATGCCTTGCAGTATAATGTCTGGCACAAACGCCTTGAGTTCCCAGGGGGAGAAACTATTGTCATGCACAATGCAAATGTCATTGTACATTTCACCGCTTCATCTCAGCCTGATGATTGGGGATCCACACAG GGTCACTCCACTTCAGTG GGAGAAGGGATGCGACCTAGGGTTGTAAAGAGAGGAATAGATGACTTCCAGTCAATCAGTGATG GTGAACCCATACAGGTAGATCACCTTATATTTGTCGTTCATGGCATTGGGGATTTCTGCGATGTTAGATTTAGGAATATTATCGAGTGTG tgGACGACTTCAGATCTATTTCCCTCTCTCTGCTTAATTCCCACTTTAAGACGTACGTGGACCAAAAGCGCATTGGTCGTGTGGAATTTATTCCTGTTCAGTGGCATTCAGCTCTGCACGGAGAGGGCACCGGGCTAGATAA aCGTTTAAAAGCTATCACACTGCCCAGCACACCCAAGTTACGTAACTTTGTCAATGACACTCTATTGGATGTCCTCTTCTACACCAGTCCTACCTATTGTCAG ACAATAGCCGACCAAGTAGGCAATGAGATGAACCGACTGTATGAGCTGTTCCAGGAGAGGAACCCACAGTTCCAGGGCACTGTGTCTGTGGCAGGCCACAGTCTGG GGTCCTGTGTGTTGTTTGATCTACTGATGCACCAAAATGATGCTACTGACCAGACTGCAAAATCAGCTGTGAACAGTGAACAGGCTCAGCAGACTAATGGATTAGTGACACCGAGTTCGTTAAAT ACTTCCCTTGTCACAGAAACCAATGAGTTAGAAGAAGAGGAGACAACTCTGGAGAAACTCCTTAGTCGAGTGGGTCTACAGGACAAGGTGTCCACGTTTGAACAAGAGCAGATTGATCTGGATGCACTG ACAATGTGTACAGAGAGTGATCTGAAAGATCTTGGACTTCCTATGGGACCAAGGAAAAAACTACAGGGAATTCTGAAAGAAGAACAAGCGAAAAAG GAGAAAAGAAAGCATGACAAGGAAAGAAGAGCAAAGGAGGCTGAGGAGAAAAGAATCAGGGATCAGGTGGCTGCTGAAATGCAGGAGGCAAAGGCTGCACAGGGCAG GTCACTAGTTCAGTCTGGTTCGAGTGTGTCAGTAGAGTTTCTGTTAGGTCCTGCAGGGACAGGCCAGCCCTCAGTCCAGTATCCAAAACTTGACTTCAAGCCCAGCATTCTGTACGCCCTAGGGTCTCCGATCGGGATCTTTCTCTCTGCTAGGGGTGTGAATAACATTGGGGAAGATTTCGCCTTACCTACATGTCCCAGAGTGTTCAACATCTTTCATCCA TTTGATCCGGTG GCTTACAGGCTGGAACCATTAGTCAATCCATCAGCCTTTCATGTGAAACCAGTCCTCATGCCTCACCATAAAGGCAGGAAAAGATTTCATCTAG AATTGAAAGAGAGTTTGACTCGAGTGGGAGCTGACATAAAGCAGAAAATTATGGACTCACTCAAGAGTACTTGGAACACGATCAATGAGTTTGCCAAAGCTCATCGGAACCAGGATGAGTCTCTAGAGCAACACGTAGACTCGCAGATGTCATCTGTCATGCAGGAGCTGGATGATGATCAGTCAT CAATAGCTTCCAGTCAGCAGGAAGAAATCTACATGGGACAGCTGAACGAGGGCCACAGAATTGACTATGTCCTTCAAGAGCGACCCATTGAAAGCTTTAATGATTATTTGTTTGCTTTGTCTAGTCATGGATGTTACTG GGAATCGGAAGACACTGTGTTGTTAGTCCTAAAAGAACTGTACTCCCCACAAGGAATGTCTCCTCAGATGCCTGGGCCAGAAGGAGCGGTGAAGCTGTACAACACAGCAGCACCCCCACCCCGGGGACCTGTCCCGATGTCACAGTATCCTCCTCCCCCTTCCAATCAACCGATGGGAGTCCCCTTAATGTCCCCCCCTTCACAAGGTCCCCCACAAATGAGGACACCAAACATGATGCCCCCCAGGGGCCCCATGCCATCTCCTCACATGAACTTGGGCATGAACTCTGGTCCCCCTTCCCAGCCGACTAGTGTTGGACCCCCTCCTCTCGCTGGATTTGTCAAGCCTCCACAGAAATAG
- the LOC128182539 gene encoding transmembrane anterior posterior transformation protein 1 homolog — MVNTQDINRKQHGAGDDDENTSEKTTETKATRMSMMSFFTTELTRGYLLERDKAKFSERRERVYTFMKTPRELEKFLVYGFLQCLDAFLFYFTFLPVRIVLAFLKILTHPCGVLIPRCEILEPAQICDILKGVILVFCFLIVNYIDTSMMYHLVRGQAVIKLYVFYNMLDMADKLFSSFGQDILDSLFWTATEPKDRKREHIGVLPHLVIAIIYVVIHTLLILFQATVLLVAFNSHNKALLTVMMSNNFVEIKGSLFKKIDKGFLFHISCSDVKERFLYIVLLAIVFIRNMTEFSWDPQHVWVILPDAVMVFGAEILVDWVKHAFILKFNEIPADVYHSFSTRLAEDMVANRQSRAFIDYSDLVSRRMGFTPIPLAVLVLRICTKSFKVSGYTGLGIVILLYLCLMTFKVFNSIVLLGKAYTLIEEKEKMEFDEQQNKKFDKQEFVIDPNSLEKFNQVYQKTSMKARFPSCAESNLSQSIPNIHEKCQETELRKFDSVMELPVTSHRKVDLHSDVLEEKQENGCNNTNSKEADLNVSHTQEWQGVEADDSKLLGGHSEEKTVRRRTFGGEGSEIEDPRSSSPNRKRLLSTESTV, encoded by the exons ATGGTAAACACACAAGACATCAACCGTAAACAACATGGGGctggtgatgatgatgaaaatACATCGGAGAAAACGACGGAAACGAAAGCTACAC gAATGTCGATGATGAGCTTTTTCACAACTGAATTAACCAGAGGATATCTTCTAGAGCGAGACAAGGCAAAATTTTCTGAGAGGAGAGAACGAGTTTACACATTTATGAAAACTCCTAGAGAATTGGAAAAG TTCTTGGTATATGGGTTTCTCCAGTGTTTAGATGCATTCCTATTTTATTTCACATTCCTCCCAGTGAGAATTGTTCTGGCATTCCTGAAGATTTTAACACATCCTTGTGGTGTTCTTATACCAAG ATGTGAAATCTTGGAACCTGCCCAGATTTGTGATATTCTAAAGGGAGTTATtctagtgttttgttttcttattgtaaattatatTGATACCTCCATGATGTATCATCTTGTCAGAGGACAGGCAGTCATCAAACTTTATGTTTTCTACAACATGTTAGAC ATGGCTGACAAGCTGTTTTCAAGTTTTGGACAAGACATTTTGGACTCTTTGTTTTGGACAGCTACTGAGCCTAAAGACAGAAAGAGAGAACACATAGGAGTGCTTCCTCATCTAGTCATAGCCATCATTTATGTTG TCATCCACACTCTGTTGATCTTATTCCAAGCCACAGTCCTGTTAGTGGCCTTCAATTCCCACAACAAAGCCTTGTTGACGGTTATGATGTCCAataat tttGTGGAAATAAAAGGAAGCCTctttaaaaagatagacaaaggATTCCTGTTTCACATTTCCTGCAGTGATGTAAAGGAGAGATTTCTATACATTGTACTTCTGGCAATAGTCTTCATAAGAAACATGACAGAGTTTTCCTGGGACCCTC aacatgTGTGGGTTATCCTTCCTGATGCTGTGATGGTGTTTGGGGCAGAGATCTTGGTGGATTGGGTTAAACATGCTTTTATTCTCAAGTTTAATGAGATACCAGCAGAT gtGTACCATTCCTTCTCTACCAGACTTGCTGAAGATATGGTGGCCAATAGGCAAAGCAGA GCCTTCATTGACTACTCGGACTTGGTATCCAGGAGGATGGGCTTTACACCGATACCACTGGCCGTCCTAGTGCTACGGATCTGTACGAAATCCTTCAAAGTGTCGGGCTACACAGGGCTAGGGATCGTTATTCTGCTCTACCTCTG TTTGATGACCTTCAAGGTGTTTAACAGTATTGTCCTGCTTGGAAAGGCCTACACACTCATTGAGGAAAAGGAAAAGATGGAGTTCGATGAACAACAGAACAAAAAGTTTGACAAACAAGAGTTTGTCATTGATCCAAATTCCCTAGAGAAATTTAACCAAGTGTATCAAAAAACTTCCATGAAAGCCAGATTTCCCTCATGTGCTGAGTCAAACTTATCCCAATCGATTCCCAACATTCATGAGAAGTGTCAAGAAACAGAACTTAGAAAGTTTGACTCTGTGATGGAATTGCCAGTAACCAGTCATAGGAAAGTAGATTTACATTCAGACGTTTTAGAAGAAAAACAGGAAAATGGGTGCaataatacaaattcaaaaGAAGCTGATCTCAATGTTTCACATACACAGGAATGGCAAGGTGTAGAGGCAGATGATAGCAAGCTGTTGGGGGGTCACAGTGAGGAGAAGACAGTTAGGAGGAGGACATTTGGAGGGGAGGGCAGTGAGATTGAGGACCCCCGCTCCTCTAGTCCCAACAGAAAGAGGCTGCTCAGTACTGAGAGTACAGTCTGA
- the LOC128182540 gene encoding protein artichoke-like, translating to MQCVKKSLITFLLILLKSMIALGEVSMQPCLTEYYTKPYNRSVEVMEVNCQGQNLELFPNLTQFGDLPIQRLDLRNNSFSNLTISSEVFNGASIKELNLDNNQFIDIEYDALSNVEGMRKLTMNKCDLQSKDLDFLRNIPQLSFLSLRSNEIKEVSDKTVFIGSPLESLDLSFNSDIKIQEDVLKPLTPTLTHLRLDNCKIDVSNLQFLHGLSKLKNLSMKSAYSTKYNSIQNRFDSLELWSLESLSLSNSGLKVIFENVFDGLNNLKYLDLTHNELTYKIFDVTNTLPNLQVLKLSFNPSIQSVIKILNKNLRELHMEGTGVNLISPDAFKILGDSLKLLNLKSCQLPAEGGMFLVDPFRSLRSLRKLDLSYNYLKLIFNETFDNLNKLEELDLSGNTIRFSVHDFSGLEESLKSLKIRNMTLQYLPLEALSTLENLQELDASFNNFTNITRNFFKGLSVKTLNLTSCNISEIQHHAFEDFNKTNLILDENHISNLAFLSLLSHSAFGNLTLNENGFNCSALEHKVRSVVFETLEGYCTVGNETRQLSAYFIEELNMKMRSSSGNMRLNRELVVLLTAFISSIIIGICACH from the coding sequence ATGCAATGTGTGAAGAAATCATTGATCACTTTTCTCCTGATACTTTTGAAAAGTATGATTGCGCTTGGAGAAGTGTCCATGCAACCATGCTTGACGGAATATTACACAAAACCGTATAATCGAAGCGTAGAGGTCATGGAAGTTAACTGTCAAGGTCAAAATCTTGAACTTTTCCCTAACCTAACTCAGTTCGGAGATTTACCAATACAGCGATTGGATTTGCGGAACAATTCGTTTtcaaatttgacaatttcatcGGAAGTTTTTAATGGTGCTAGTATCAAAGAACTGAATTTGGACAACAATCAGTTTATTGATATAGAATATGACGCATTAAGCAACGTAGAGGGCATGAGAAAATTGACAATGAACAAATGTGACCTTCAGTCAAAGGATCTTGATTTTCTTCGAAATATTCCGCAATTATCGTTTTTATCTTTGAGATCAAACGAAATAAAAGAAGTGAGCGACAAAACCGTTTTTATAGGATCTCCTCTGGAATCGCTCGATCTAAGTTTTAATTCTGATATCAAAATTCAAGAGGATGTTTTAAAACCTTTAACTCCTACATTAACTCACTTACGATTGGACAACTGCAAAATTGATGTTTCGAATCTTCAGTTTTTACACGGTCTTAGTAAgctaaaaaatttgtcaatgaaaAGCGCTTATTCAACAAAGTACAACAGTATTCAAAACAGATTCGATAGCCTCGAGCTTTGGAGCTTGGAATCTCTTTCACTCTCTAACTCTGGATTAAAGGTTAtctttgaaaatgtatttgaCGGTCTTAATAATCTAAAGTATCTGGACCTCACACATAACGAACTAACATACAAGATCTTTGACGTGACAAATACTCTTCCAAATCTCCAAGTGTTAAAGTTGTCATTCAATCCAAGTATCCAATCCGTCATAAAAATTCTCAACAAAAACTTACGTGAGTTGCACATGGAAGGAACGGGTGTCAATCTCATTTCCCCtgatgcttttaaaattttaggagATTCTCTGAAACTTCTCAACCTAAAATCGTGTCAACTTCCGGCGGAAGGCGGGATGTTCCTTGTGGACCCTTTCCGGTCCCTTAGGTCACTGAGAAAATTAGATCTATCTTACAATTACTTGAAGCTAATATTCAACGAAACATTTGATAACTTGAATAAACTCGAGGAACTTGACCTAAGTGGTAATACCATTAGGTTTAGTGTTCATGACTTTAGTGGTCTCGAAGAGTCATTGAAATCCCTGAAGATCCGAAATATGACCCTACAATATTTGCCCTTGGAGGCACTGTCTACTCTGGAGAACTTGCAGGAATTGGACGcttcttttaacaattttacaaacattactagaaacttttttaaaggattATCCGTTAAAACTTTAAACCTGACAAGTTGCAACATCTCTGAAATTCAGCATCATGCATTCGAGGACTTCAACAAAACCAACCTAAtattggatgaaaatcatattagCAATCTAGCGTTCTTAAGCTTATTAAGTCATAGTGCATTTGGAAATTTGACTTTGAATGAAAATGGTTTTAACTGTAGCGCACTAGAGCATAAAGTTCGTAGCGTGGTATTCGAAACTTTGGAGGGTTATTGTACCGTTGGGAACGAAACAAGGCAGCTCAGCGCATATTTCATTGAAGAACTCAATATGAAAATGAGAAGTTCGTCTGGAAACATGAGATTGAATCGGGAATTGGTTGTGCTTTTAACTGCTTTCATATCATCAATAATAATTGGAATATGTGCATGTCATTGA
- the LOC128182547 gene encoding uncharacterized protein LOC128182547, producing the protein MPGETTLGPENRPVTMQNWLAGTIVGTMVTIVLMMFVPGWLVFTDESTNLRVYVSIYYWYVCREGNITCGAYGVGQPDAYRYIKDTNATPENTVMLVSVDMIVCILCALVVLGDMAGKQPRTTWWNNLKLGILIFIIFVLNLIIIGLFGHSSISLAENPALVVSVPYSLLILSLAVLVTLLEFSFLIYLHHLSTAAYHNLPSTSIEDEDEEENQPSTSASQPSINRPF; encoded by the exons ATGCCGGGAGAGACTACGCTAGGGCCGGAGAACAGACCGGTGACGATGCAGAACTGGTTGGCGGGGACCATTGTTGGGACCATGGTGACTATTGTTCTGATGATGTTCGTTCCTGGATGGCTCGTCTTCACCGACGAGAGCACAAAT TTACGCGTGTACGTGAGTATCTACTACTGGTATGTATGTAGAGAGGGGAACATCACGTGTGGGGCGTACGGAGTGGGTCAGCCCGATGCCTACAGATATATCAAAGACACAAACG CCACGCCGGAGAACACAGTGATGTTGGTTTCTGTAGATATGATCGTCTGCATCCTGTGTGCACTTGTCGTCCTTGGCGACATGGCGGGAAAACAGCCTCGGACCACGTGGTGGAACAATCTCAAACTAGGAATCCTCATCTTTATCATTT tCGTTCTCAACTTGATCATTATTGGACTGTTTGGCCACAGCAGTATAAGTCTTGCAGAAAACCCCGCCCTGGTTGTGTCGGTGCCTTATTCCTTATTGATCCTATCCCTAGCGGTGCTGGTGACGCTCCTAGAGTTCTCCTTCCTGATTTACCTCCACCACCTTTCCACAGCCGCCTACCACAACCTCCCCAGTACCTCAATAGAGGATGAGGACGAGGAGGAGAATCAACCGAGCACCAGCGCCAGTCAGCCTAGCATCAACAGACCGTTCTAA